A portion of the Lolium rigidum isolate FL_2022 chromosome 1, APGP_CSIRO_Lrig_0.1, whole genome shotgun sequence genome contains these proteins:
- the LOC124708978 gene encoding xyloglucan O-acetyltransferase 1-like, with the protein MTQETVILDALSEPWTADLDAMDVMVISVGHWFPRPAVYYDDGVISGVVSRPEVNRTDIGGGYLGVHRTAMRRTLEYVNTKSTTDKLVVVATISPAHFDARYGPNHRDACSRQKPYEEWEAEVSGAEAEMRKAVLEEAAAAVAQRRRSGLRFEVLDVTRLASMRPDGHPGIYIFRNAFAGRQVPETVANVDCRHWCAPGPVDTFNDILMKMVAAA; encoded by the coding sequence ATGACGCAGGAGACGGTGATCCTGGACGCGCTGAGCGAGCCGTGGACGGCGGACCTGGACGCCATGGACGTCATGGTGATCTCGGTCGGGCACTGGTTCCCCCGCCCAGCAGTGTACTACGACGACGGTGTGATCTCCGGGGTGGTCTCCCGTCCGGAGGTGAACCGGACCGACATCGGCGGCGGGTACCTCGGGGTGCACCGCACGGCGATGCGGAGAACGCTCGAGTACGTGAACACCAAGTCGACGACGGACAAGCTCGTGGTGGTGGCGACCATCTCGCCGGCGCACTTCGACGCCAGGTACGGACCGAACCACCGCGACGCGTGCTCGCGCCAGAAgccgtacgaggagtgggaggcggaGGTGTCCGGCGCGGAGGCCGAGATGAGGAAGGCCgtgctggaggaggcggcggccgcggtGGCCCAGAGGCGGAGGTCGGGGCTACGGTTCGAGGTGCTGGACGTGACGAGGCTGGCGTCCATGCGGCCCGATGGCCACCCGGGCATATACATCTTCAGGAACGCGTTCGCCGGCCGCCAAGTGCCGGAGACGGTGGCGAACGTCGATTGCCGCCATTGGTGTGCACCGGGGCCGGTCGACACGTTCAACGACatattgatgaagatggtggccgCGGCTTAA
- the LOC124685435 gene encoding protease Do-like 9 has translation MDSHEAPKRKRGRKPKPPAIAVAAPDNANHDSAPSPKPKRGRKPKPPPAASPDNDHPSSPLAAAVDTPDPGSSSGPRGRGRKSRRGRHELPSDADVPPRAPSPTRRGAQKAAANIKVDVPAVEPLRWEQVARVMPSMDAVVKVFCVHTEPNFSMPWQRKRQYSSSSSGFVIAGRRVLTNAHSVEHYTQVKLKKRGSDTKYLATVLAIGNECDIALLTVDDDEFWKGVSPLEFGSLPTLQDAVTVVGYPIGGDTISVTSGVVSRIEILSYVHGSTELLGLQIDAAINSGNSGGPAFNDQGKCVGIAFQSLKHEDAENIGYVIPTPVIKHFIQDYEKSGEYTGFPILGIEWQKMENPDLRKAMGMKSDQKGVRIRRIEPTASESGCMQPSDIILSFDGIDIANDGTVPFRHGERIGFSYLVSQKYTGEKAHVKLLRDSKVHEFNIKLAIHKKLIPAHIKGRPPSYYIVAGFVFMVVSVPYLRSEYGKDYEFDAPVKLLDKHLHAMAQSPDEQLVVVSQVLVADINIGYEELVNTQVRAFNGKPVNNLKQLATMVEDCNEEFLKFDMDYDQVVVLQTKTAKAATQDILATHCIPSSMSDDLKA, from the exons ATGGACAGCCACGAGGCTCCCAAGCGCAAGCGCGGCCGCAAGCCCAAGCCgccggccatcgccgtcgccgcccccgACAATGCCAACCACGACTCCGCCCCCTCGCCCAAGCCCAAGCGCGGCCGCAAGCCcaagccgccgcccgccgcctccccCGACAACGACCACCCCTCgtcccccctcgccgccgccgtcgacactCCCGACCCGGGCTCCTCCTCGGGcccccgcggccgcggccgcaaGTCCCGGCGCGGCCGCCACGAGCTCCCGTCCGACGCCGACGTGCCCCCCCGCGCCCCCTCCCCGACGCGGCGCGGCGCGCAGAAGGCGGCGGCCAACATCAAGGTCGACGTCCCCGCCGTCGAGCCGCTGCGGTGGGAGCAGGTGGCCAGGGTGATGCCGTCCATGGACGCCGTGGTCAAGGTCTTCTGCGTGCACACGGAGCCCAACTTCTCCATGCCGTGGCAGCGCAAGCGCCAGTACAGCTCCAGCAGCAGTGGGTTTGTCATTGCCGGGCGAAGGGTGCTCACCAACGCCCACTCCGTCGAGCACTACACCCAGGTCAAGCTCAAGAAGCGCGGCTCAGACACCAAGTACCTCGCCACCGTCCTTGCCATTGGCAACGAGTGCGACATTG CACTGTTAACCGTCGACGATGATGAATTCTGGAAAGGGGTTTCGCCATTGGAGTTTGGATCACTGCCAACACTTCAGGATGCTGTCACTGTTGTTGGTTACCCTATTGGAGGAGATACAATTTCCGTGACAAGTGGTGTAGTGTCTAGGATAGAAATACTCTCATATGTCCATGGTTCTACAGAACTTCTTGGATTACAG ATAGATGCAGCCATAAATTCTGGAAACTCTGGGGGCCCTGCTTTTAATGATCAGGGAAAATGTGTTGGTATAGCTTTTCAGTCTCTTAAACATGAAGATGCAGAAAACATAGGCTATGTTATACCCACCCCAGTTATTAAGCACTTCATTCAAGACTATGAGAAATCTGGAGAGTACACTG GTTTCCCTATACTTGGGATAGAATGGCAGAAAATGGAAAATCCTGATCTCCGTAAAGCAATGGGGATGAAATCTGACCAAAAGGGTGTTCGTATCAGAAGGATTGAACCAACTGCTTCTGAATCTGGATGCATGCAACCTTCTGATATTATTCTTAGCTTCGATGGCATTGACATTGCCAATGATGGCACAG TTCCATTCAGGCACGGAGAGCGCATTGGCTTCAGCTACCTAGTTTCACAGAAGTATACTGGCGAGAAGGCACATGTCAAACTTCTCCGCGATTCAAAAGTTCACGAATTTAACATAAAGCTAGCAATCCACAAAAAACTCATTCCAGCTCATATAAAGGGCAGGCCACCATCATACTATATTGTTGCTGGCTTTGTTTTTATGGTGGTCTCTGTTCCATATCTTCGATCTGAG TATGGAAAAGACTACGAATTTGATGCCCCTGTCAAGTTGTTGGACAAGCATTTACATGCAATGGCGCAATCACCTGATGAGCAGCTTGTGGTGGTGTCGCAG GTGCTTGTGGCTGATATCAATATAGGTTATGAAGAACTTGTCAATACTCAG GTCCGTGCGTTCAATGGCAAGCCAGTAAATAATCTAAAGCAGTTGGCGACCATGGTGGAAGATTGCAACGAGGAATTCTTGAAGTTTGACATGGATTACGATCAG GTTGTTGTTCTCCAGACAAAAACTGCGAAAGCTGCTACTCAAGACATTCTAGCAACACATTGTATACCTTCATCGATGTCGGATGACCTGAAGGCCTGA
- the LOC124674470 gene encoding xyloglucan O-acetyltransferase 3-like codes for MAPLPHSPSSGGSPRSLKRSSSGSEWSAVVQRNIKSSLLLLLVISATFAFSILYSSRGLTVGTTASTGEALTQSSLHVALDVSRRVPGDVEDERDEPTVPGDNNVSPEQSTPEDISLPSANSTAAASAAAPNTAHQQKAGVQLEEKCDISRGQWVREPNGPVYTNLTCPMLPDFKNCQKFGKDPGHLYWRWQPDGCELPRFSPERFLDVVRGKRLAFIGDSLARNQMDSLLCLLSQAETPTEVHTDAFDKFGTWHFPAHDFTLMVMWTEFYAHAVPVAGADGKPTATFDIHLDRLGAEWTSRLPGLDYAVISGGNWFFRVNYLWEGGRRVGCVNCGRDANLTDVGVPYAVRRVVRAAVEGIAQCRDCKSSLVTFLRTYSPDHFEHGSWFSGGTCDRKAPLEEGEVSMGSIGWELRRVQSEEVRRVRRSGGKRFGVLDVTKAMMMRADGHPGAHFDSRWMRNGSDCLHWCLPGPVDMWNGVLLQRLAEISPPTTAR; via the exons ATGGCTCCACTTCCTCACTCTCCTTCCTCGGGTGGCAGCCCGAGATcgctgaagaggagcagcagcggcagcgaATGGAGCGCGGTGGTGCAGAGGAACATCAAGTCCTCGCTGCTGCTGCTCTTGGTGATCTCCGCCACATTCGCCTTCTCCATCCTCTACTCGTCCCGTGGCTTGACCGTTGGGACGACGGCGTCGACCGGCGAGGCGCTGACGCAGAGCTCGCTGCACGTAGCCCTCGACGTCAGCCGTCGGGTGCCAGGAGATGTTGAAGATGAGAGAGATGAACCGACCGTCCCTGGAGACAACAATGTGTCACCTGAGCAGAGCACGCCTGAAGACATCTCCCTGCCGTCGGCGAACTCAACAGCTGCTGCTTCTGCTGCTGCACCGAACACAGCTCATCAACAAAAGGCTG GTGTGCAGCTTGAGGAGAAGTGCGACATTTCCCGGGGGCAATGGGTGCGGGAGCCGAACGGCCCGGTGTACACCAACCTCACATGCCCGATGCTGCCGGACTTCAAGAACTGCCAAAAGTTCGGGAAGGACCCCGGCCACCTCTACTGGCGGTGGCAGCCCGACGGGTGCGAGCTGCCGCGGTTCTCGCCGGAGCGGTTCCTGGACGTCGTCCGCGGGAAGCGGCTGGCCTTCATCGGCGACTCGCTGGCGCGCAACCAGATGGACTCCCTGCTCTGCCTCCTGTCCCAGGCCGAGACGCCGACGGAGGTGCACACGGACGCGTTCGACAAGTTCGGGACGTGGCACTTCCCGGCGCACGACTTCACGCTCATGGTGATGTGGACGGAGTTCTACGCGCACGCGGTGCCCGTCGCCGGCGCCGACGGGAAGCCCACggccaccttcgacatccacctcgACAGGCTGGGCGCGGAGTGGACGAGCCGCCTCCCGGGGCTGGACTACGCCGTCATCTCCGGCGGCAACTGGTTCTTCCGGGTCAACTACCTCTGGGAGGGCGGGCGGCGCGTCGGGTGCGTCAACTGCGGCCGCGACGCGAACCTCACCGACGTCGGGGTCCCCTACGCCGTGCGCCGCGTGGTGAGGGCGGCAGTGGAGGGCATTGCGCAGTGCAGGGATTGCAAGAGCAGCCTTGTTACTTTCCTGCGCACCTACTCGCCGGACCACTTCGAGCACGGCTCGTGGTTCAGCGGCGGCACCTGCGACAGGAAGGCGCCGCTGGAGGAAGGGGAGGTGAGCATGGGGAGCATCGGGTGGGAGCTGCGGAGGGTGCAGAGCGAGGAGGTGAGGCGGGTGAGGAGGAGCGGGGGCAAGAGGTTCGGGGTGCTGGACGTGACCAAGGCCATGATGATGCGCGCCGACGGCCACCCCGGCGCGCACTTCGACAGCAGGTGGATGAGGAACGGCAGCGACTGCCTGCACTGGTGCCTGCCGGGGCCCGTCGACATGTGGAACGGCGTGCTGCTACAGAGGCTCGCCGAGATCTCGCCGCCGACCACGGCCCGGTGA